DNA from Pseudomonadota bacterium:
TTCTTTTGCAAGGATGCTATCAATCGTTTGCATCTTTGTACCGCATAATGAGCAACTTAAGTCTGCAAACTCATAAACAGTAATTGGAGCATCCATTTTACCATTGGTTGGCGCTGATGCTGGCGGTGATACACTGTCTCGATTTCTAAGCGACCTCAGAAACATATCATTACGTAAACTTTCAGGGAGAGCTTCCTTTGCAATACGCTCAGATTCTGCCACTTGCTGTGCACGTGTGAGCACTTTTTGTGCGCCAATCATCACAAAACCTTGAGAATCTGGCGTCGCTGAGAAGGTTTGAGGTGTTAAAAAGCTTGCAAACAGCACCAAACAGGCACCAAGTGCCAGTTTTCTTACTGGTCGCTGTTTTACTGTCAAGGCTATACCTCTCTTATATACATTTATCCAGTATAGTTCAAATTACGTCTCTTAAAAACCTAACAGGCATTTATCTTGCGAGGGGGTGTTGCCAATCGGCGCCTTATAGGAGTATAAGGAATGTGTACTTTTTAGATATGGATAGGAGTTAAAGTGCTATGACGTTTGTTGTGATTGATAAATGCATCAAATGTAAATATACAGATTGTGTTGAAGTGTGCCCTGTAGACTGTTTCTACGAGGGTGAAAACATGCTTGTGATTGACCCAGATGAGTGTATTGATTGTGGTGTATGTGAGCCTGAGTGCCCAATTGAAGCCATTAAATCTGATGAAGAGCTTGGTGCTGGGGAAGAGAAATGGCTAGACCTGAATGCTAAATTTGCAGCGAGCTGGCCAAACATTACCAAAGCTAAAGAGCCTCTACCTGATGCTGATGACTGGTCAGATAAGGAGAATAAAGAGGATCACCTAAGCACGGCGCCTGGAACAGGTGACGAATAAAATCTTCTAAAAATGGAAAAGGGCGCCTTGGCGCCCTTTCTTTTATCTCGATTGCTCGGCCTGTGCTTCTTCCGCGCGGCGCGCTGCGACCACAAGTTCCAAGTCTTCTTGGATGATGTTGTACAGCTCAACCTGTGCAGCAGGGTTACCTGCGGCTTCTAACATGTCTCTGCTGCTTGGAATGATAGATTCCAGTTTATCAGCATCAAAGCTCGGTGGAGAATTGTGCACGCTGTCGTAAGAGTTTGCTGTTTTATCAGCAATCTTTGTACGCTGAACGCGCTCTGGCAGTGTTTTGAAGTGTTCAAGCTGCCATTCTAGCTTTGTCATGCCGTTTGGGTATTCCTCAGGGTTGGTGAGGCCATCCATGTCTTCAACAACGCGTTCGCCGTCAAAACCGTGACTGCAGACCATATCTTTAATGTCTGCACGCACTTTTTCACGCATGTCGCGTTCATATTGGCGGCGGCTTTGTGAGGATTCTGCAATGTAAGCTTTGTAGCCTGTGTCACTGATGAAACCATCTTCTTTACCATCATGGCTGACAGCAGTGACGACAGTTTCAAAGTCAGCACCATCCAGTTGACGCTGTTTGGCAACCATATAGATATGGGGCAAATATTCCAGCGGAATAGGGCCTTTGCGTGCTTGCTCATGGTGAGCAGCTTCTAGGTAGCTCCAAACATCACGAAGACATTGCTCTTCAGTACTGTATTCTTCTTTGAGTGGAGTTTCGCCAGCATCTAGGCGGGCTTGAAATTCTTCTGTGCGATACGGGCGGCAAAGGTCATCAACGAGTTCCTCTGATGTGGCCCTGTAAGCAAGTTTAAACGCTTGGAGAGATTCTTGTGCATAAGTTTCGGGTGTCATAGTTACCTCCGTGCTCCCAGTGTTACGCATACAAGTTGTATGCAGTTATGTTATGGGGACTTGTGGGGTAAAGTCAACCTTTAAAGCTTAATAATCAAGCTCTTTGCTATGAATAATCTTGTGTTGTAGCCAGTTGTATAGTCCTGGTGTTCTATCTTGTAGTGGGCGAATAAACTTAAATAGGCGCTCTTTCCAAGATGGGTTTTGCCAGTCATTCATGACTACGCCGTCTAGGTTGGCGCCTGCATCTTGAAGAATCTTCACACTCTTCTTAATAGCATCTAGCGGTGTTTTGCCAGAAAGGATCACGAGTGCGGTACGTGTTGCAGCACCACCAAGCATTGCACTATCTACGTTAAAGCGGTTCAGGGCTGTTACAGGCGTGGTATCCACTACAATGTGATCAAATTGACGCTCAAGCACGTCAAAGAAGAATCGTGCGCGTTGAATATCACGTAGGAATTTTACACTCATGTCATCAGACGGAGCGCCCATAAAGTGTAGGTTCGGGTGCTCTTCTGTGGCATGTACAAGGTCTTCCAGCGTATCGTCTTGCGTGCGACCTGCAAGTCCCCAGTTTGTTGGCGTTTTACCCATAAGGGACGTGAGGAAGCTGTTACGCATGTTGAGGTCAATCAGAAGGGTCTTTTTGCCTGACTCAGCTGAGCGAAGTGCAAGCATGTGAGCAAGAACTGTTGTGCCTTCACCGTGGCGCGTTGCTGTGACAACCATGCTGCTACGACCTGCTGTCATAGCTGATTTATGCACACGGCTAATTTCAGTAAAGGATGTTGGGCGCAGGCTTGAGTTATCAATCGCTGCTTCAATTTTTGGTGCAGCTGCTTTAGGGGCAGCTTTGCGTGCCGTTGCTACTTTCTTTGCAGCAGGCTTTTTCGCTGGAGCCTTTTTCGCAGGTGATTTCTTTGCAGCCACTGTTTTGGTTGTTGTTTTCTTTTTAGCTGCTGGTTTCTTAGTCTCTGTTGCCATGACGCGTGCCCTTAGCTGTTTTTAGAATTTTGTGGTTTCAGATCAATAGACATTTTGCCTTGATCTACATGGATGTGCCCAAGGTTAGGAATGCGACCAAGGACGCGTACGCCAAGCCCTGCAAGTACATCTTCATCACGTGTAATTGTTGTGTGCTTAAACTGGTTCCAAGTAATTAGGCCGAAGCTAATCATCAGACCAATAAGTGCGCCAAGAAGCGTGTTTTGTAGAATCATCTCTTCTTTGCTTGGTGTTGCAATCATAATCGGTGCTTCTACAGGCCAGAGAAGGTCATTCGCGCCTGTAATTGTCATCGACATAAGTGGTTTCGCATCTTCAAGCAGAATGTCGTAATCCTCTTGTGCAAGCTCCATTTGCGTAAGAGCGCGTTCAATCTCAAAGCGCGCAGCAATAATGTTTTGGTCATTAGAGCCGTTTTGCTTTTCATTTTCTAGGCGAATGCGGGCATTGCGCTCTTTGTTTGAGTAGTACTGCACTTGCTCAGCAAGTGTGGCAAGCTTTTGCTCAATGCGGAGTCTTTCTGGAGAAAGGGTTTCTTTAATAAAGGCGTAAGAAAGGGCTTCTAGATAATCTGTTACACCCTCAGATTTTGTGCCTTCGTAGTAAATTTGAACCATTGCGTTATGTGGCACTTCCAGGAAAGTGCTGTCTGTAAAGCGTTTCACCATTTGCGCTTTCTCAAGTTCTGATGGGCTGCTGAAAAAGCCTGATTCTGTCAGGGCAGCTTCAATCACGCTTTCTTTTGTCAGTGTGTCATTCAAAATCTTTGTGTGCGTCTGTTCAGATGCATTTTGCAAAACAGGCGATGTTACCGCTTCTTTGTTGAGGTAAAGTGTTGTTTTGAAAGTATAAACTTCATCTTTTGATGCTGTGAGTGCAGCAAAGAGGAGGGCGCCAAAAAGCGTTGGCCATAATAGTGTTGCCTTCTTTTCACTTAAAAAGCATAGAAGTTTTAAAAGCTTGATCATGAAAATTCCTTCACTCTTTCTTTGCACTTTTCGGTAATTTCTACTATATCTGATGCATGAAGGTTGGTAAACGCTTGAAGTTCACCTCTTATATCTTTGAGTGTCCACCTGTAGCAAAAAAGATGATATGACAATAAAAGATTAAGAAAACCCCATGAGACAAAGACAAGCGCGTATTCTTGCAACCATCGGTCCAGCAAGCTCTTCAAAGGAAATGCTAAAGAAGCTGATTGAAGCTGGTGCAGACGGTTTCCGCCTTAACTTCAGTCACGGGGATCACAAGATTCACAAAAAAACTTACCAAACAATTCGTGGCCTAGAAAATGACCTTGGTCGCTCAATTGCGATTCTGCAAGACCTTCAAGGTCCTAAAATTCGCCTTGGTGAAATGGCAGAGCCTGTAACGCTTGAGCAAGGTAACACTTTTATTCTGGATAGCAATGAAGAGGCTGGTCACGCTGAGCGCGCGCACTTGCCGCACCCAGAAATTCTAGAGCTTCTTAACGAAGGTCACCACATTTACATTAATGATGGCCTTGTAAAGCTCCGCGTAACTGAAAAGCTCGATTGCGGTAGCGTAAAATGTACGGTTCTTACAACGGGTGTTATTAGCTCTCGTAAAGGGGTAAATCTTCCAGATGTTGACCTTCCAGTACGCGCAATGACTGAAAAAGACCGTAAAGATCTTAAGTTTGGTCTCTCTCTTGGTGTGGACTGGGTTGCTGTGTCTTTTGTTCAAAAGGCTGAAGACGTTCTTGAAGTGAAACAAATTGTAGACGGTCAAGCTGGTGTGATGGCGAAAATTGAAAAGCCAAACGCAGTGAACCGTATCGATGACATTATTGCGGTCAGTGACGCCATTATGGTGGCACGTGGTGACCTTGGTGTGGAAGTTCCACTGGAAGAAGTGCCGTCTATCCAAAAGCGTCTTATCCGTAAATGTCGTGAGCGTGGTAAGCCTGTTGTTGTCGCAACGCAGATGCTTGAGAGCATGATTAAGAATGCCTCTCCAACACGTGCAGAAGTTTCTGATGTCGCTAACGCAACATATGAAGGTGCAGATACACTGATGCTTTCTGCTGAAACAGCATCTGGTGACCACCCAGTACAAGCTGTAGAAACAATGGATAGCATTATTCAGCGTGTTGAGCGTTCAAGTGCTTGGCGCCCTCTGGTTGATGCACGTGGTGTTAACGTTCAGCCAGTTGTACAAGATGCGATCTGTAATGCAGCCTTTGAAGTGGCAAACTCACTTGATACAGCAGCAATTGTGACTTTCACAGAATCAGGGACAACATCTGTACGTATGTCTCGTCAGCGCCCTGAAGCGCCAATTCTTGCGCTCACACCGTATGAAACGGTGGCGCGCCGTATGGCTCTAACTTGGGGACTGAACACAATGGTCACAAGAAGTCCTGAGAATGACACGCAAATGTCTAAGGCAGCTGCGAGAGCTGTTCATGAAGCGGGCCTTGCGCACCGCGGTTCATTTGCTGTTCTTGTAGCAGGTGTACCATTCGGTATCACAGGTACAACTAACATGGTTTATGTGGTTCCTGTGGATGAGGAAAGTAAATAACGGTTTCCTTCTGTTTAGAGGAACTTTTAGAAGCTCTCTTTTTAGAGGGCTTCTTTCCCATGTGTATCTTGAATTGTACCGTGTTTTGCGGCACGAGTTTAAACTCCCTAAAGAGAGACTCATCTGGTATTTTCACGAGCAACCTTTCATGTTGTATACATATGTGAGGTGGCACAAGGGATTTCAGGTATTGATTGACATTCCTGTATTTCGAAGCATAATTGACTCTTCTTCCTATCTGTAACTTTTCTTTTTTCTGAAATGGAGTCATTTTATGTCTTATCAGTCCCTTTCTGATCAAGCAGAGCGTATTCTTGCTGACCCGGAGGCTTTTGAAGCTGGTTTTGCTGAGTTTTGTAGAAACTTCTCTAAAGGCGCTCCTTTTGCGTATGTTGAGGTTATTGGTGAAGTTGGTGTAGGTGGTAGCACATGGAATTCTTGGAGTTCAGGTAAATCTTGCCCAAGCTATTTGATTTCCGAAATGCTTATAAAGCTTATGCTGGAGGTTTATTCCAGAGAGGCTGAGTAAATCGAATAAAAAAGCCCTGCATGACGCAGGGCTTTTTTATGAATGAAACTTAGCTCGCAAGAACTTTATCGGCTGTCATGTTCATAAATGGCAGCTGGCTTTCTTCCTTGCGCGTGTTCAGGTCACGCATGTAGCGCACAATACCAAGGTGAGTCTTAATAGAATCACTGTTGTAAATGTTACGTTCAGTTGAAAGCAGAAGATCCTCTACTTTTTCTAGGCTGCGGCAGCCATGTGTAAATGGATCTGGAGCAATAAGCGGCTTCCCTTTTTTGTCACAAGGGATACTTTCGTTGTAAATTGCGCCACTTACGTACACATCTTCTTTTTCGATGATGGCACTTGGGTGCTCGTTTAGCGCTTGTTGCAGAGAAACACCTTTACCGATGAGGGCGCGAGCCATATCACGTGTAAGTGTCATCACGCTCAGGCGCTTAATCACAAATTCACTTTCAAAGTGGATGAAATGAAGAAGGCCTGCTTCGTACATAACAAGTGTTTGTGGCTGAATCTGAATATCTTTAAGTGTGTCATCTAGAGCAGGCACTTGCAAAGCCACTCGTTTATCAAAGTAAAGAGCACGGCTTACTGGCAGGTCAGCACCAAAAGCACGGTCTACGTAATAGAACACACTTTTTGGTACAGCTTGTAGGCGATGGTCATCACCAAATAGAACACGCATAATCAGGTCTTTTCTACCTGTTAGGCGTACAACACCGTTATCATCTTCTTCTTGAATGTCCACATCGTATGATTGGAGTTTAGTGGTAACACTGTTGCTTAAGTATCTGAAATTTTTTACAGAAATCATGGCGTAACCGCCATCCCCTGGGTAGGGGTGAATTTGCATCATTGTTTCCACTGGGCGGAAAGCAATGGCCTCGTCCGTATAAAAACTAGCGAGAAGTTCATCAAAGTTGAGTGTCTCTTGTGGAATCACGTTCATGGCTTTGAGTTGACCTCTTTTCTTATTCTTATTTTTTATGGAGATATCCTATCGCTATCCTCTTTAGGTGCAACATAAATATGTATTTTGGGTGTCATAAATAAAGGGAGTGGTGCGTGAACAACACGCTTTAGTATACGGCGTTTTTTAAGGTTGAATCTTTCCTTTGCAAGCAGGCCTTAAGTTCTGTATGTTGAGAGAATCTGACTCATCTATTTTTACTTTTCATGGAGAAAAACTATGGCCAAGAAGAAGGGTTCTGTAGAACGCTTTGATGTGGGTGTTATTGTTGGTAAGCGAACTGCCGGCAAGTTTTTGGAAATTGTAGATGCTTGTGATTATGGTGATCTGAAGTTGAATCAAAGCCAAAAGCAATACCGTGCTCTTGTAGGGTGTATCCGCTTTATGTATGAAGTGGCAAAATCTTGGAAAGACGCGGATGACTATGCAGAAAAGCATACAGGCTACCGTAAATCAACGTTTAAAATTACGGCAACACCAACACGGCAACCGCCTCATCAGCACAACTCTAACTATCCTGTGATTCCCGTTCTGAACGTGAAGGGAATTGAAGAGGATGATAAGCCTGTGCACTACAGTGAAAGGCTGTTGCAGCGTGATATTGCTTGTATGCTGGTTTTTGGTCGCTTTTTGGGTATTCATTTGACGATGAACGATGTTCTGAATCAAACACGTGAAGCCAAGAAGAAGACTTCACTGATTATCAACACGATGATCTATTATGCACATGTGATCTTGATTGATCGTGGTAAGCGCAATATTCGTGATATGGGCTTTGTGGTAAAAACCAATGAAACCCCAAGTTCCGAAGATTACCTGCCGCTGATCTGTACCTCGACGTGGAAGGACTTTATTGAAGAATTCCTTCGTCCCTTCTGCCAGGAAGTGTACTTCAAGCGTTAAATCGAAATGAAAAAGAGCCTATTTGGCTCTTTTTCTGTTTTTAGAGAATGGTTTTTTGCCGTCTTTCTTGCGGAAGCCTTCTTTCTTTTTAAAGGCTTTATCGCCAAAGCTTTTCTTGCCTTTGCCATACTGTGGACGCTCGCCTCTTGGCTTTTGTTGGTCTGCAAACTCTGCAAGAACAAAGGTCAGTTTACCTGTTACCACATTACTTTCAGTGAGCTGAAGCTCGACTTCTTCACCAATTTTAAAGCTGCGTCCAGAGCGTTCACCAGCAAGTACGAGTGATTTTTCATGGTAAACATAAAAGTCATCCATAAGCGTACGCGCAGGGACAAGGCCTTCTGCAGCTCCATCTTCAATACTCACAAAGAAGCCAAATTTCTGAACAGAGGTAATGTGCCCTTTAAAGCCAGTTCCAACTTTATCACCATAAAAGTCAGCAATTAGGCGGTCTTTCACTTCCCATTCTGCCATTTGGGCTTGGCGCTCAGTAATACTAATGTGTTCAGCTGTTTTGTTGAGTTCTGACTGTTTAAGCGAGTATGTACCCTTACCTGCCAGTTTTAAATGCTTCACAAGGCTACGGTGTACCACAAGGTCACTATAACGACGAATCGGTGATGTGAAGTGTGCGTAATGGCTGAGCGCAAGGCCAAAGTGACCAATGTTTTGCGGGTCATAGCTTGCTTGCATTTGGCTGCGGAGCACCACAGTCATCAGCATTTCGGCTTCATCTTTTTGCTTAATTTGACGAATCACGCTTTCAAAGTCTTTCGGAACAACGCCAGCGCTTTTTGGTTTAAATGTAATGCCGTACTGATGAAGCGCTTGTTGCAGATTGTCTTTCTTCTCTGTGCTTGGCTCATCGTGAACACGGTATAGGCAAGGTGCACCAATTTTGCTGAGCGCCATGGCTGTCGCAACATTGGCTGTCACCATAAGCTCTTCAATTAATCGGTGACTATCAAGCCTGTCTCGCTTTTTAATTTCCGTAACATAGCCTTCATTCATCACAATTTGGCGTTCAGGAACATCTAGATCAATCGCACCACGTTTGCGCTTAGCCTCAGACAGGGCACGGTAAACACCAACAAGGTTAGAAAGTTCTTCTTTCAGTGGCTCTGTCTTTTCATCAAACTCACCATCGAGGGCTTTTTGCACTTGCTCGTAAATCAGGCGTGCATGTGAGTGGATAATCGCGCGTGTAAATTTGTAATCTTTCAGTTTACCATCACTACCAATTGTCATATGGCAAGCCATAACAGGACGATCCTCAAGTGGGCGAAGTGAGCAAAGGTCATTACTCAAGCGCTCAGGCAGCATTGGTACAACCATATCTGGGAAGTAAACCGAGTTACCACGTTTAATGGCTTCCATGTCGAGCGGGCTTTTTTCAGCCACGTAGTGAGCAACATCGGCAATGGCAACAATGACATGGAAATCACCGTTATCAAGCCTCTCTGCCCATACGGCATCGTCAAAATCTTTGGCGTCGGCACCGTCAATGGTCACAATTGGAATGTGACGTAGGTCTTCGCGCTCTTTCTCTTCTTCTTCTGTAAGGCCTGCTTTCAGGCTTTCTGTATATTCCAACACTTCTTCTGGGAACACATGCGGAATGTCATGGTTATTAAGCGCAGCCATACTGTAAAGATGAGATTTTTTCTCACCAAGAAGTTCGTCAAAATCCGCAATAGGGCGCTTGCCCATTTGGTGAGGCTGAGGCGTTGCTTTAATCACGGCACCATTTTCGAGATCATCTTCTGGTGCGCCTTCAAGTGAGAAAATAAGGCCTTGGTGCTCTTTGCTAATTGGGCTGAACGTTGCAAATTTTCCGCGTTTTTCATAGATACCAACCAGTGCATGTGCACCGCTCTTTTCACGCTTTTGAACAACTTTAGCACTAAACTCACCTTTAGATGTTTCAGTGAGAACCACTTGTGCACGGTCACCTACATCTAGAGTGCTGTCGTCTGTAATGATGAGGGGGTAACGGCCCTGAAGTTTAGGGTTTGCTGTATTGCAGTACAGTTCGCCCTCATCTGTGAGGCCGGCCACAATCACTTCAATAATACGAGGCTTGCCTTTAGTAGACGTTTTATCTTCTAAATCAGGTAGGGAGATCGCATTACGGTTTGGCATTGTGATCTGGCCATTTTTAGCCATGTTATTGAGTAGAATTTTAAGATCTCTACGTGGCGCTTCACCTTTAATACCAATCATTTTGGCAAGGTCTCGCTTAGAGATGACAGTGCCTGCGCGCCCTAGAGCTTCGAGTACCGCTTCCGAAGTGATTTTCGTGACGCGACGTTTAGGCTTTCTTTGCACAGGCGTATTCATATCTGTCCTATCTCAGCGTTGTTACGCTGATTTTTTAGCTTTTGCAGCTGTTTTCTTTGGTGCAGCCTTTTTGGTTGCAGCTTTCTTTTTCGGAGCTGCTTTTTTAGCTGTTGCCGTTTTCTTTTCTGCCTTTGGTTTGCGCTTGGCACGCTCAGGAAGAGGTGGGTCTGCCCATTCACAGTTCGGGCAAACAATATGTGTGCCAGTCGCTTTGAGCGTCTTTTCTGTAAGGATTGGCCACTTACAGTTATCCTGAGGGCAAGTCTTTTCAATTGGTTTATCCCAAAGGGCGTAGTTACATTTCGGCCATCCGCCACACCCGTAGAAGATTTTACCTCTGCGAGATTTCTTCTCCATAATGTTCGCACTCTTACAAGATGGGCATTGGATACCTGTATCTTTTGGCTCTTCTTTCGGGCCGTCGCTCTCTTTCTTCTCAATGTATTTACATTCAGGGTAGCGGTTACAGCCTTTGAACTTACCGTAGCGACCAAGACGGTAAACAAGTTCACCTTCTTTACACTCAGGGCAGGTCTCACCTGTGCCTTCAGTGGTAATGTCGCTCTTCTTTACAGATTCAATTTTGTCATCCACGCGGTCTTTGAATGGCTGCCAGAAATCTTTCATCACTGGAATCCAGTCTTTCTCACCACGTGAAATTTCATCCAGCGTGTTTTCAAGGTTCGCTGTGAAATCGTAATCAACATATGTATCAAAGTGTTGAGTGAGGAATTTATTTACAACCTTACCCACATCTTCTGGCATGAAGCGGCGCTTCTCTTGCTTCACATAGCCACGATCTTGAATCACGCCAATAATGCTGGCATATGTTGATGGACGACCAATGCTGCGTTCTTCAAGAGACTTTACAAGTGTTGCTTCACTGTAGCGTGGTGGAGGTTCTGTGAAGTGCTGGTGCGGCTCAATCTGAGATGTTGTCATCTTCTCTCCATCGTTCATTGATGGGAGGAGCTTCTCATCATCGTCGCTTGCTTTATCGTCGTCACGACCTTCAATGTACACTTTCATGAAACCATCAAAGGCAACAATAGAGCCGTTAGCAGCAAAGGCATGTTTGCCATCTGCAGATGTAATAAGTACGCGTGTTTGGTCAAGGATAGCCTTTTCCATTTGAGACGCCATAGTACGCTTCCAAATCAGAGAGTAGAGCTTCTTGCCATCCTCGTCTGAAATGCGTAGATCCGCAGGCGTGACACCTGGGTTGGTTGGACGAATAGCTTCGTGGGCTTCTTGAGCATTCTGGCTCTTTGTTTTAAACATGTTTGGTGAAGATGGAACGTACTCGTTACCGTACTGCTTACCAATTTGAGCGCGTAGTGCTTGGACAGCATCTGGCGCAAGGGCCACGCTATCTGTACGCATATAAGTAATAAGGCCGGCTTCATAAAGCTTTTGTGCAGCGCCCATTGTGCGGCGTGCGCCAAAGCCCATCTTGCGGCTGGCTTCCATTTGAAGTGTAGACGTCATAAATGGTGCGCCAGGGCTACGACGTGTTTTCTTCTTCGTAATATCTGTAACGCTGTAGGTGCCAGCTTCTAGCGCTTTAACGGCAGCTGTTGCGTCTGCTTCATT
Protein-coding regions in this window:
- a CDS encoding CpsD/CapB family tyrosine-protein kinase, whose protein sequence is MATETKKPAAKKKTTTKTVAAKKSPAKKAPAKKPAAKKVATARKAAPKAAAPKIEAAIDNSSLRPTSFTEISRVHKSAMTAGRSSMVVTATRHGEGTTVLAHMLALRSAESGKKTLLIDLNMRNSFLTSLMGKTPTNWGLAGRTQDDTLEDLVHATEEHPNLHFMGAPSDDMSVKFLRDIQRARFFFDVLERQFDHIVVDTTPVTALNRFNVDSAMLGGAATRTALVILSGKTPLDAIKKSVKILQDAGANLDGVVMNDWQNPSWKERLFKFIRPLQDRTPGLYNWLQHKIIHSKELDY
- the fdxA gene encoding ferredoxin FdxA, which gives rise to MTFVVIDKCIKCKYTDCVEVCPVDCFYEGENMLVIDPDECIDCGVCEPECPIEAIKSDEELGAGEEKWLDLNAKFAASWPNITKAKEPLPDADDWSDKENKEDHLSTAPGTGDE
- the rnr gene encoding ribonuclease R, which translates into the protein MNTPVQRKPKRRVTKITSEAVLEALGRAGTVISKRDLAKMIGIKGEAPRRDLKILLNNMAKNGQITMPNRNAISLPDLEDKTSTKGKPRIIEVIVAGLTDEGELYCNTANPKLQGRYPLIITDDSTLDVGDRAQVVLTETSKGEFSAKVVQKREKSGAHALVGIYEKRGKFATFSPISKEHQGLIFSLEGAPEDDLENGAVIKATPQPHQMGKRPIADFDELLGEKKSHLYSMAALNNHDIPHVFPEEVLEYTESLKAGLTEEEEKEREDLRHIPIVTIDGADAKDFDDAVWAERLDNGDFHVIVAIADVAHYVAEKSPLDMEAIKRGNSVYFPDMVVPMLPERLSNDLCSLRPLEDRPVMACHMTIGSDGKLKDYKFTRAIIHSHARLIYEQVQKALDGEFDEKTEPLKEELSNLVGVYRALSEAKRKRGAIDLDVPERQIVMNEGYVTEIKKRDRLDSHRLIEELMVTANVATAMALSKIGAPCLYRVHDEPSTEKKDNLQQALHQYGITFKPKSAGVVPKDFESVIRQIKQKDEAEMLMTVVLRSQMQASYDPQNIGHFGLALSHYAHFTSPIRRYSDLVVHRSLVKHLKLAGKGTYSLKQSELNKTAEHISITERQAQMAEWEVKDRLIADFYGDKVGTGFKGHITSVQKFGFFVSIEDGAAEGLVPARTLMDDFYVYHEKSLVLAGERSGRSFKIGEEVELQLTESNVVTGKLTFVLAEFADQQKPRGERPQYGKGKKSFGDKAFKKKEGFRKKDGKKPFSKNRKRAK
- the pyk gene encoding pyruvate kinase; translation: MRQRQARILATIGPASSSKEMLKKLIEAGADGFRLNFSHGDHKIHKKTYQTIRGLENDLGRSIAILQDLQGPKIRLGEMAEPVTLEQGNTFILDSNEEAGHAERAHLPHPEILELLNEGHHIYINDGLVKLRVTEKLDCGSVKCTVLTTGVISSRKGVNLPDVDLPVRAMTEKDRKDLKFGLSLGVDWVAVSFVQKAEDVLEVKQIVDGQAGVMAKIEKPNAVNRIDDIIAVSDAIMVARGDLGVEVPLEEVPSIQKRLIRKCRERGKPVVVATQMLESMIKNASPTRAEVSDVANATYEGADTLMLSAETASGDHPVQAVETMDSIIQRVERSSAWRPLVDARGVNVQPVVQDAICNAAFEVANSLDTAAIVTFTESGTTSVRMSRQRPEAPILALTPYETVARRMALTWGLNTMVTRSPENDTQMSKAAARAVHEAGLAHRGSFAVLVAGVPFGITGTTNMVYVVPVDEESK
- the topA gene encoding type I DNA topoisomerase — encoded protein: MKLLIVESPAKAKTINKYLGKDFKVLASYGHIRDLPSKDGSVDPEKDFEMNYKVSTGSEKHIKDIVSAAKDSDTIYLATDMDREGEAISWHVLEELKRRRVKLAEKTVHRVTFNQITKTAITEAVANPRELDMSMVNSQQARRALDYLVGFNLSPVLWRKVRPGLSAGRVQSVALRLICEREAEIEAFKAEEYWSITAEFMTEQQKKVSSRLVTLNGDKLEKFSITNEADATAAVKALEAGTYSVTDITKKKTRRSPGAPFMTSTLQMEASRKMGFGARRTMGAAQKLYEAGLITYMRTDSVALAPDAVQALRAQIGKQYGNEYVPSSPNMFKTKSQNAQEAHEAIRPTNPGVTPADLRISDEDGKKLYSLIWKRTMASQMEKAILDQTRVLITSADGKHAFAANGSIVAFDGFMKVYIEGRDDDKASDDDEKLLPSMNDGEKMTTSQIEPHQHFTEPPPRYSEATLVKSLEERSIGRPSTYASIIGVIQDRGYVKQEKRRFMPEDVGKVVNKFLTQHFDTYVDYDFTANLENTLDEISRGEKDWIPVMKDFWQPFKDRVDDKIESVKKSDITTEGTGETCPECKEGELVYRLGRYGKFKGCNRYPECKYIEKKESDGPKEEPKDTGIQCPSCKSANIMEKKSRRGKIFYGCGGWPKCNYALWDKPIEKTCPQDNCKWPILTEKTLKATGTHIVCPNCEWADPPLPERAKRKPKAEKKTATAKKAAPKKKAATKKAAPKKTAAKAKKSA